The following proteins are co-located in the Dromiciops gliroides isolate mDroGli1 chromosome 2, mDroGli1.pri, whole genome shotgun sequence genome:
- the PRMT5 gene encoding protein arginine N-methyltransferase 5 isoform X1 → MSNRLLEMGDEIMFRGPGADNVRGKMATVAVGAPGCRVSSGRDLNCVPEVADTLGAVAKQGFDFLCMPVFHPRFKREFTQEPAKTRPGPHTRSDLLLSGRDWNTLIVGKLSPWIRPDSKVEKIRRNSEAAMLQELNFGAYLGLPAFLLPLTQEDNTNLARVLTNHIHTGHHSSMFWMRVPLMAAEDLRDDIIGNEPLTRTEACTGEEKTWMWWHNFRTLCDYSKRIAVAIEVGADLPSNHIIDRWLGEPIKAAILPTSIFLTNKKGFPVLSKVHQRLIFRLLKLEVQFIITGANHHSEKEFCTYLQYLEYLSQNRPPPNAYELFAKGYEDYLQSPLQPLMDNLESQTYEVFEKDPIKYSQYQQAIYKCLLDRVPEEEKDTNVQVLMVLGAGRGPLVNASLRAAKQADRRVKLYAVEKNPNAVVTLENWQFEEWGSQVTVVSSDMREWVAPEKADIIVSELLGSFADNELSPECLDGAQHFLKDDGVSIPGEYTSFLAPISSSKLYNEVRACREKDRDPEAQFEMPYVVRLHNFHQLAEPQPCFTFSHPNRDPMIDNNRYRTLEFPVEVNTVLHGFAGYFETVLYQDITLSIRPETHSPGMFSWFPILFPIKQPITVHEGQTICVRFWRCSNAKKVWYEWAVTAPICSAIHNPTGRSYTIGL, encoded by the exons atGTCCAATAGGCTTTTGGAGATGGGAGACGAGATCATGTTCag GGGTCCCGGCGCGGACAACGTGAGGGGAAAAATGGCGACGGTGGCAGTTGGGGCCCCCGGGTGCCGCGTGTCCAGCGGGCGGGACCTCAACTGCGTCCCAGAAGTGGCTGATACGTTGGGGGCCGTGGCGAAACAAGG CTTTGATTTCCTCTGCATGCCCGTCTTCCACCCCCGATTCAAGAGGGAGTTCACCCAGGAACCTGCCAAGACCCGTCCTGGGCCCCACACACGATCTGACCTGCTGCTGTCAGGACGGG ACTGGAATACGTTGATAGTGGGAAAGCTGTCACCATGGATCCGTCCAGATTCCAAAGTGGAGAAGATAAGAAGGAATTCAGAGGCG GCCATGTTGCAGGAGTTGAATTTTGGGGCATACCTAGGGCTTCCAGCTTTCCTGTTACCTCTCACTCAAGAGGACAACACTAACCTGGCCAGAGTCCTGACCAATCACATTCACACAGGCCATCATTCTTCCATG TTCTGGATGCGAGTGCCCTTGATGGCAGCAGAAGACCTGCGGGATGACATCATTGGGAATGAGCCTCTTACACGGACAGAGGCATGCACTGGGGAGGAAAAGACATGGATGTG GTGGCATAACTTTCGCACTCTGTGTGACTACAGCAAGAGGATTGCAGTGG CTATTGAAGTTGGTGCTGACCTCCCATCCAATCATATTATTGACCGATGGCTTGGGGAGCCAATCAAAGCAGCCATCCTTCCCACCAGCATCTTCCTGACCAATAAGAAGGGATTTCCTGTCCTTTCTAAGGTGCACCAGAGGTTGATCTTCCGGCTCCTCAAG TTGGAAGTACAGTTCATCATTACTGGTGCCAATcatcattcagaaaaagaattttgcACCTACCTTCAGTATTTGGAATACCTGAGCCAGAATCGTCCACCACCCAATGCCTATGAACTCTTTGCCAAGGGCTATGAGGACTATCTCCAGTCGCCACTCCAG CCACTGATGGACAATCTGGAGTCACAAACTTATGAAGTGTTTGAGAAAGATCCTATCAAATACTCCCAGTACCAGCAG GCCATCTACAAATGTCTCTTGGATCGTGTaccagaagaggaaaaggacaccAATGTGCA GGTGCTGATGGTCCTAGGTGCAGGCCGAGGTCCCCTGGTGAATGCTTCTCTCCGGGCTGCCAAGCAGGCTGATCGGAGGGTGAAACTCTATGCTGTGGAGAAGAATCCTAATGCTGTGGTGAC GCTAGAGAACTGGCAATTTGAagagtggggcagccaggtgacagtGGTATCATCAGATATGCGGGAATGGGTGGCACCTGAGAAGGCAGACATCATCGTTAGTGAACTCCTAGGCTCCTTTGCAGACAATGAACTATCACCTGAATGCCTGGATGGAGCCCAGCACTTCCTAAAAG ATGATGGGGTGAGCATCCCAGGGGAGTATACGTCTTTCCTAGCCCCCATCTCATCATCTAAACTATACAATGAAGTCCGGGCATGTCGAGAAAAGGACCGGGACCCTGAG GCCCAGTTTGAGATGCCTTATGTAGTTCGACTGCACAACTTTCACCAGCTGGCTGAACCCCAGCCTTGTTTTACTTTTAGCCATCCCAACCGAG ATCCTATGATTGACAACAACCGCTACCGCACATTGGAGTTTCCTGTAGAAGTGAACACTGTCCTGCATGGGTTTGCAGGTTACTTTGAGACCGTGCTTTATCAGGACATAACTCTGA GTATCCGTCCAGAGACCCActctcctggaatgttctcctggtttcctATTCTCTTTCCTATCAAG CAGCCCATCACCGTGCATGAAGGGCAGACTATCTGTGTGCGATTCTGGCGATGCAGCAATGCCAAGAAGGTGTGGTATGAATGGGCAGTGACGGCACCTATCTGCTCAGCTATTCATAACCCTACTGGTCGCTCCTATACCATCGGCCTCTAG
- the PRMT5 gene encoding protein arginine N-methyltransferase 5 isoform X2: protein MATVAVGAPGCRVSSGRDLNCVPEVADTLGAVAKQGFDFLCMPVFHPRFKREFTQEPAKTRPGPHTRSDLLLSGRDWNTLIVGKLSPWIRPDSKVEKIRRNSEAAMLQELNFGAYLGLPAFLLPLTQEDNTNLARVLTNHIHTGHHSSMFWMRVPLMAAEDLRDDIIGNEPLTRTEACTGEEKTWMWWHNFRTLCDYSKRIAVAIEVGADLPSNHIIDRWLGEPIKAAILPTSIFLTNKKGFPVLSKVHQRLIFRLLKLEVQFIITGANHHSEKEFCTYLQYLEYLSQNRPPPNAYELFAKGYEDYLQSPLQPLMDNLESQTYEVFEKDPIKYSQYQQAIYKCLLDRVPEEEKDTNVQVLMVLGAGRGPLVNASLRAAKQADRRVKLYAVEKNPNAVVTLENWQFEEWGSQVTVVSSDMREWVAPEKADIIVSELLGSFADNELSPECLDGAQHFLKDDGVSIPGEYTSFLAPISSSKLYNEVRACREKDRDPEAQFEMPYVVRLHNFHQLAEPQPCFTFSHPNRDPMIDNNRYRTLEFPVEVNTVLHGFAGYFETVLYQDITLSIRPETHSPGMFSWFPILFPIKQPITVHEGQTICVRFWRCSNAKKVWYEWAVTAPICSAIHNPTGRSYTIGL, encoded by the exons ATGGCGACGGTGGCAGTTGGGGCCCCCGGGTGCCGCGTGTCCAGCGGGCGGGACCTCAACTGCGTCCCAGAAGTGGCTGATACGTTGGGGGCCGTGGCGAAACAAGG CTTTGATTTCCTCTGCATGCCCGTCTTCCACCCCCGATTCAAGAGGGAGTTCACCCAGGAACCTGCCAAGACCCGTCCTGGGCCCCACACACGATCTGACCTGCTGCTGTCAGGACGGG ACTGGAATACGTTGATAGTGGGAAAGCTGTCACCATGGATCCGTCCAGATTCCAAAGTGGAGAAGATAAGAAGGAATTCAGAGGCG GCCATGTTGCAGGAGTTGAATTTTGGGGCATACCTAGGGCTTCCAGCTTTCCTGTTACCTCTCACTCAAGAGGACAACACTAACCTGGCCAGAGTCCTGACCAATCACATTCACACAGGCCATCATTCTTCCATG TTCTGGATGCGAGTGCCCTTGATGGCAGCAGAAGACCTGCGGGATGACATCATTGGGAATGAGCCTCTTACACGGACAGAGGCATGCACTGGGGAGGAAAAGACATGGATGTG GTGGCATAACTTTCGCACTCTGTGTGACTACAGCAAGAGGATTGCAGTGG CTATTGAAGTTGGTGCTGACCTCCCATCCAATCATATTATTGACCGATGGCTTGGGGAGCCAATCAAAGCAGCCATCCTTCCCACCAGCATCTTCCTGACCAATAAGAAGGGATTTCCTGTCCTTTCTAAGGTGCACCAGAGGTTGATCTTCCGGCTCCTCAAG TTGGAAGTACAGTTCATCATTACTGGTGCCAATcatcattcagaaaaagaattttgcACCTACCTTCAGTATTTGGAATACCTGAGCCAGAATCGTCCACCACCCAATGCCTATGAACTCTTTGCCAAGGGCTATGAGGACTATCTCCAGTCGCCACTCCAG CCACTGATGGACAATCTGGAGTCACAAACTTATGAAGTGTTTGAGAAAGATCCTATCAAATACTCCCAGTACCAGCAG GCCATCTACAAATGTCTCTTGGATCGTGTaccagaagaggaaaaggacaccAATGTGCA GGTGCTGATGGTCCTAGGTGCAGGCCGAGGTCCCCTGGTGAATGCTTCTCTCCGGGCTGCCAAGCAGGCTGATCGGAGGGTGAAACTCTATGCTGTGGAGAAGAATCCTAATGCTGTGGTGAC GCTAGAGAACTGGCAATTTGAagagtggggcagccaggtgacagtGGTATCATCAGATATGCGGGAATGGGTGGCACCTGAGAAGGCAGACATCATCGTTAGTGAACTCCTAGGCTCCTTTGCAGACAATGAACTATCACCTGAATGCCTGGATGGAGCCCAGCACTTCCTAAAAG ATGATGGGGTGAGCATCCCAGGGGAGTATACGTCTTTCCTAGCCCCCATCTCATCATCTAAACTATACAATGAAGTCCGGGCATGTCGAGAAAAGGACCGGGACCCTGAG GCCCAGTTTGAGATGCCTTATGTAGTTCGACTGCACAACTTTCACCAGCTGGCTGAACCCCAGCCTTGTTTTACTTTTAGCCATCCCAACCGAG ATCCTATGATTGACAACAACCGCTACCGCACATTGGAGTTTCCTGTAGAAGTGAACACTGTCCTGCATGGGTTTGCAGGTTACTTTGAGACCGTGCTTTATCAGGACATAACTCTGA GTATCCGTCCAGAGACCCActctcctggaatgttctcctggtttcctATTCTCTTTCCTATCAAG CAGCCCATCACCGTGCATGAAGGGCAGACTATCTGTGTGCGATTCTGGCGATGCAGCAATGCCAAGAAGGTGTGGTATGAATGGGCAGTGACGGCACCTATCTGCTCAGCTATTCATAACCCTACTGGTCGCTCCTATACCATCGGCCTCTAG
- the RBM23 gene encoding probable RNA-binding protein 23 isoform X2 — MASDDFDIVIEAMLEAPYKKEEDEQQRKEVKKDSPSNTSTSTSTSTSTSSTSNSGGGGTSGSSTSGETSKKKRSRSHSRSKDRKRSRSRDRDRHRRRNSRSRSRDRQRRHRSRSRDRRRSSKSRSRDRRREERVRYRSPPLATGRRYGHSKSPHYREKSPVREPIDNLSPEERDARTVFCMQLAARIRPRDLEDFFSAVGKVRDVRIISDRNSRRSKGIAYVEFCEIQSVPLAIGLTGQRLLGVPIIVQASQAEKNRLAAMANNLQKGSGGPMRLYVGSLHFNITEDMLRGIFEPFGKIDNIVLMKDPDTGRSKGFGFLTFSDSECARRALEQLNGFELAGRPMRVGHVTERLDGGTDITFPDGGEELDLGTAGGRLQLMAKLAEGSGIQLPTTAAAAQAAALQLNGAVPLGALNPAALTALSPALNLASQAIASQCFQLSSLFTPQTM, encoded by the exons ATGGCGTCAGATGACTTTGACATAGTGATTGAAGCCATGTTGGAAGCCCCCTACAAGAAGGAAGAG GATGAGCAGCAAAGAAAGGAGGTGAAAAAGGATAGCCCAAGCAATACCAgtaccagcaccagcaccagcaccagcaccagcagcaCTAGCAACAGTGGAGGAGGTGGCACCAGTGGAAGCAGCACCAGTGGAGAGACAAGCAA GAAGAAGAGGAGCCGCAGCCATAGCAGAAGCAAGGATCGGAAACGCAG CCGCAGCCGAGACCGTGACCGACACAGACGGAGAAatagccggagccggagccgggaTCGTCAGAGGCGCCACCGAAGCCGCAGTCGGGATCGCCGACGCAGTAGCAAGTCACGCAGCCGGGATCGCCGGCGGGAGGAGCGTGTACGCTACAGGAGTCCACCCCTTGCTACTGG GCGCAGATATGGACACAGCAAGAGCCCCCATTACAGAGAGAAGAGTCCAGTTCG GGAGCCTATTGACAATCTGAGCCCAGAGGAACGTGATGCTCGAACAGTCTTCTGTATGCAGCTGGCTGCCCGCATTCGACCCCGAGAtctagaggattttttttctgctgTTGGCAAG GTACGTGATGTGCGTATTATCTCAGACCGGAACTCACGTCGTTCTAAGGGCATTGCCTATGTGGAGTTCTGTGAAATCCAGTCAGTGCCACTAGCAATTGGACTAACAGGGCAGCGTCTGCTGGGTGTCCCCATCATTGTGCAGGCCTCTCAG gctgaGAAAAACCGCTTGGCAGCCATGGCCAACAACTTGCAGAAGGGCAGTGGTGGTCCTATGCGGCTTTATGTTGGCTCCCTACACTTCAATATCACTGAGGATATGTTGCGGGGCATCTTTGAGCCCTTTGGCAAA ATTGATAACATTGTCCTGATGAAGGACCCAGATACAGGCCGCTCTAAAGGCTTTGGATTCTTAACC TTTTCTGACTCAGAGTGTGCTCGGCGGGCATTGGAACAATTGAATGGCTTTGAGCTTGCAGGGCGACCTATGAGGGTGGGTCATGTGACTGAGCGACTGGATGGTGGCACAGATATTACCTTCCCTGATGGTGGTGAGGAACTGGACCTGGGTACCGCTGGTGGGCGGCTGCAGCTGATGGCCAAGTTGGCTGAGG GCTCTGGTATTCAGCTCCCAACCACAGCTGCTGCTGCCCAAGCTGCTGCCCTGCAACTGAACGGAGCTGTTCCCTTAGGAGCCCTGAACCCTGCAGCCCTGACTG ctcttAGTCCAGCCCTGAATCTCGCCTCCCAGGCCATTGCCTCACAGTGCTTCCAGCTCTCCAGCCTCTTTACTCCCCAGACTATGTAA
- the RBM23 gene encoding probable RNA-binding protein 23 isoform X1, which translates to MASDDFDIVIEAMLEAPYKKEEDEQQRKEVKKDSPSNTSTSTSTSTSTSSTSNSGGGGTSGSSTSGETSKKKRSRSHSRSKDRKRSRSRDRDRHRRRNSRSRSRDRQRRHRSRSRDRRRSSKSRSRDRRREERVRYRSPPLATGRRYGHSKSPHYREKSPVREPIDNLSPEERDARTVFCMQLAARIRPRDLEDFFSAVGKVRDVRIISDRNSRRSKGIAYVEFCEIQSVPLAIGLTGQRLLGVPIIVQASQAEKNRLAAMANNLQKGSGGPMRLYVGSLHFNITEDMLRGIFEPFGKIDNIVLMKDPDTGRSKGFGFLTFSDSECARRALEQLNGFELAGRPMRVGHVTERLDGGTDITFPDGGEELDLGTAGGRLQLMAKLAEGSGIQLPTTAAAAQAAALQLNGAVPLGALNPAALTALSPALNLASQAIASQCFQLSSLFTPQTM; encoded by the exons ATGGCGTCAGATGACTTTGACATAGTGATTGAAGCCATGTTGGAAGCCCCCTACAAGAAGGAAGAG GATGAGCAGCAAAGAAAGGAGGTGAAAAAGGATAGCCCAAGCAATACCAgtaccagcaccagcaccagcaccagcaccagcagcaCTAGCAACAGTGGAGGAGGTGGCACCAGTGGAAGCAGCACCAGTGGAGAGACAAGCAA GAAGAAGAGGAGCCGCAGCCATAGCAGAAGCAAGGATCGGAAACGCAG CCGCAGCCGAGACCGTGACCGACACAGACGGAGAAatagccggagccggagccgggaTCGTCAGAGGCGCCACCGAAGCCGCAGTCGGGATCGCCGACGCAGTAGCAAGTCACGCAGCCGGGATCGCCGGCGGGAGGAGCGTGTACGCTACAGGAGTCCACCCCTTGCTACTGG GCGCAGATATGGACACAGCAAGAGCCCCCATTACAGAGAGAAGAGTCCAGTTCG GGAGCCTATTGACAATCTGAGCCCAGAGGAACGTGATGCTCGAACAGTCTTCTGTATGCAGCTGGCTGCCCGCATTCGACCCCGAGAtctagaggattttttttctgctgTTGGCAAG GTACGTGATGTGCGTATTATCTCAGACCGGAACTCACGTCGTTCTAAGGGCATTGCCTATGTGGAGTTCTGTGAAATCCAGTCAGTGCCACTAGCAATTGGACTAACAGGGCAGCGTCTGCTGGGTGTCCCCATCATTGTGCAGGCCTCTCAG gctgaGAAAAACCGCTTGGCAGCCATGGCCAACAACTTGCAGAAGGGCAGTGGTGGTCCTATGCGGCTTTATGTTGGCTCCCTACACTTCAATATCACTGAGGATATGTTGCGGGGCATCTTTGAGCCCTTTGGCAAA ATTGATAACATTGTCCTGATGAAGGACCCAGATACAGGCCGCTCTAAAGGCTTTGGATTCTTAACC TTTTCTGACTCAGAGTGTGCTCGGCGGGCATTGGAACAATTGAATGGCTTTGAGCTTGCAGGGCGACCTATGAGGGTGGGTCATGTGACTGAGCGACTGGATGGTGGCACAGATATTACCTTCCCTGATGGTGGTGAGGAACTGGACCTGGGTACCGCTGGTGGGCGGCTGCAGCTGATGGCCAAGTTGGCTGAGG GCTCTGGTATTCAGCTCCCAACCACAGCTGCTGCTGCCCAAGCTGCTGCCCTGCAACTGAACGGAGCTGTTCCCTTAGGAGCCCTGAACCCTGCAGCCCTGACTG ctcttAGTCCAGCCCTGAATCTCGCCTCCCAGGCCATTGCCTCACAGTGCTTCCAGCTCTCCAGCCTCTTTACTCCCCAGACTAT GTAA
- the RBM23 gene encoding probable RNA-binding protein 23 isoform X3 yields MASDDFDIVIEAMLEAPYKKEEQRKEVKKDSPSNTSTSTSTSTSTSSTSNSGGGGTSGSSTSGETSKKKRSRSHSRSKDRKRSRSRDRDRHRRRNSRSRSRDRQRRHRSRSRDRRRSSKSRSRDRRREERVRYRSPPLATGRRYGHSKSPHYREKSPVREPIDNLSPEERDARTVFCMQLAARIRPRDLEDFFSAVGKVRDVRIISDRNSRRSKGIAYVEFCEIQSVPLAIGLTGQRLLGVPIIVQASQAEKNRLAAMANNLQKGSGGPMRLYVGSLHFNITEDMLRGIFEPFGKIDNIVLMKDPDTGRSKGFGFLTFSDSECARRALEQLNGFELAGRPMRVGHVTERLDGGTDITFPDGGEELDLGTAGGRLQLMAKLAEGSGIQLPTTAAAAQAAALQLNGAVPLGALNPAALTALSPALNLASQAIASQCFQLSSLFTPQTM; encoded by the exons ATGGCGTCAGATGACTTTGACATAGTGATTGAAGCCATGTTGGAAGCCCCCTACAAGAAGGAAGAG CAAAGAAAGGAGGTGAAAAAGGATAGCCCAAGCAATACCAgtaccagcaccagcaccagcaccagcaccagcagcaCTAGCAACAGTGGAGGAGGTGGCACCAGTGGAAGCAGCACCAGTGGAGAGACAAGCAA GAAGAAGAGGAGCCGCAGCCATAGCAGAAGCAAGGATCGGAAACGCAG CCGCAGCCGAGACCGTGACCGACACAGACGGAGAAatagccggagccggagccgggaTCGTCAGAGGCGCCACCGAAGCCGCAGTCGGGATCGCCGACGCAGTAGCAAGTCACGCAGCCGGGATCGCCGGCGGGAGGAGCGTGTACGCTACAGGAGTCCACCCCTTGCTACTGG GCGCAGATATGGACACAGCAAGAGCCCCCATTACAGAGAGAAGAGTCCAGTTCG GGAGCCTATTGACAATCTGAGCCCAGAGGAACGTGATGCTCGAACAGTCTTCTGTATGCAGCTGGCTGCCCGCATTCGACCCCGAGAtctagaggattttttttctgctgTTGGCAAG GTACGTGATGTGCGTATTATCTCAGACCGGAACTCACGTCGTTCTAAGGGCATTGCCTATGTGGAGTTCTGTGAAATCCAGTCAGTGCCACTAGCAATTGGACTAACAGGGCAGCGTCTGCTGGGTGTCCCCATCATTGTGCAGGCCTCTCAG gctgaGAAAAACCGCTTGGCAGCCATGGCCAACAACTTGCAGAAGGGCAGTGGTGGTCCTATGCGGCTTTATGTTGGCTCCCTACACTTCAATATCACTGAGGATATGTTGCGGGGCATCTTTGAGCCCTTTGGCAAA ATTGATAACATTGTCCTGATGAAGGACCCAGATACAGGCCGCTCTAAAGGCTTTGGATTCTTAACC TTTTCTGACTCAGAGTGTGCTCGGCGGGCATTGGAACAATTGAATGGCTTTGAGCTTGCAGGGCGACCTATGAGGGTGGGTCATGTGACTGAGCGACTGGATGGTGGCACAGATATTACCTTCCCTGATGGTGGTGAGGAACTGGACCTGGGTACCGCTGGTGGGCGGCTGCAGCTGATGGCCAAGTTGGCTGAGG GCTCTGGTATTCAGCTCCCAACCACAGCTGCTGCTGCCCAAGCTGCTGCCCTGCAACTGAACGGAGCTGTTCCCTTAGGAGCCCTGAACCCTGCAGCCCTGACTG ctcttAGTCCAGCCCTGAATCTCGCCTCCCAGGCCATTGCCTCACAGTGCTTCCAGCTCTCCAGCCTCTTTACTCCCCAGACTAT GTAA